Proteins from a genomic interval of Amphiura filiformis chromosome 9, Afil_fr2py, whole genome shotgun sequence:
- the LOC140160749 gene encoding LOW QUALITY PROTEIN: beta-sarcoglycan-like (The sequence of the model RefSeq protein was modified relative to this genomic sequence to represent the inferred CDS: inserted 1 base in 1 codon), with protein sequence MASDFEGANGGLSMLEKSLERRRVNKEHNSNFRAGHVPINEEHLHKTGLRGRXRFFAYVILALVFIAAVVNLLMTIGIMLVLNINWDGLQPMTFLSNGLLRFNDPVDIDAIYTTPGQIGGYKAQDLVLSATEGSSSSIQLQNTARSGSSVKVSGDETVLVSSHGFEVYHPETGKSIFKVPGVREEMKAPPGEYKTLKASAVIAPGVQSDTGQDLMIDSDQTVTLQGNEGLDLRSKQIDMQADIIELRPQGNLVLQGGADHGIYINTTLLDKSTGSTTNNPTATTYKLCVCETSGLVFRVPAVGLYPCANLDAAQNPCLL encoded by the exons ATGGCGTCTGATTTTGAG GGTGCTAATGGAGGCCTTTCAATGCTAGAGAAGTCATTAGAGAGAAGAAGAGTAAATAAAGAACACAACAGCAACTTCCGTGCTGGGCATGTACCCATCAACGAAGAACACTTGCACAAGACTGGCCTCAGAGGTC AAAGGTTCTTTGCATACGTAATATTAGCATTGGTTTTCATCGCTGCAGTAGTTAATCTATTG ATGACAATAGGGATAATGCTTGTGCTAAATATAAACTGGGATGGGCTTCAACCTATGACCTTTCTAAGTAATGGCCTGTTACGATTcaatgatccagttgacatagatGCCATTTACACGACACCTGGACAAATCGGTGGTTATAAAGCACAAGATTTGGTTCTCAGTGCAACAGAAGGCTCATCTTCATCC ATTCAACTGCAGAATACAGCTCGATCTGGTTCATCAG TGAAAGTAAGTGGTGATGAAACTGTGTTGGTATCATCTCATGGGTTTGAAGTGTATCATCCTGAGACAGGCAAAAGTATCTTCAAGGTGCCCGGTGTTAGAGAAGAAATGAAAGCACCACCTGGAGAGTATAAAACATTGAAAGCATCGGCTGTCATTGCACCTGGG GTACAGAGTGATACAGGTCAAGACTTGATGATAGACTCAGATCAAACAGTAACTCTACAAGGAAATGAAGGTCTAGACTTGAGGAGTAAACAGATAGATATGCAAGCTGATATCATAGAACTCAGACCT CAAGGTAACTTGGTGCTACAAGGAGGAGCAGACCATGGTATTTATATCAACACAACATTACTAGACAAATCTACTGGTAGTACAACAAACAATCCAACAGCAACCACCTATAAACTATGTGTGTGTGAGACATCAGGACTGGTCTTCAGAGTACCAGCAGTTGGACTCTACCCATGTGCTAATCTAGATGCAGCTCAGAATCCATGCTTGTTATGA